One Olsenella sp. oral taxon 807 DNA segment encodes these proteins:
- a CDS encoding DUF1648 domain-containing protein, with protein MESHVVTIVTLSVTILATGALLASTPYLMRQDDSFAVTVPVQAQDDPRIRGLRRCYAIAMLAVTALSVVACVLGGTLLREDAAGGPRPGGGDASTILTCLLGVVPLVPVVASFVLMLCCRRRVLALKRSEGWQATRCISAAVLAEEDVPRAIPLAWSLLYLPVILGTIVLGLALFPHMPDMIPLHADLAGNVDRYVPKTLASAVGLPVATEVFMAFGLTLVHWAILRSKRPVDPAAPATSALSFGLFARAQSVFVLVAGILTDAATGILLTLSAAGLLGLAQAGALLAVCCVPVLMGMVVLSFVYGQGGSRVFGRMRKEAPLLRDDDEHWKLGILYLNRDDASLFLPKRFGIGWTMNFAHPAAWAIILGLIAASALFVALTAMLA; from the coding sequence ATGGAGTCCCACGTCGTTACCATCGTCACGCTGTCTGTCACCATCCTCGCGACCGGGGCGCTTCTCGCCTCCACACCCTACCTCATGCGCCAAGATGACAGCTTTGCCGTCACCGTGCCCGTCCAGGCGCAGGATGACCCGCGCATCAGGGGGCTCAGGAGGTGCTATGCGATCGCCATGCTCGCCGTGACGGCGCTCTCGGTCGTTGCCTGCGTGCTGGGAGGGACCCTCCTCAGGGAGGATGCCGCCGGTGGTCCCCGGCCAGGTGGTGGCGATGCCTCAACCATCCTCACCTGCCTGCTCGGCGTCGTTCCTTTGGTTCCCGTCGTCGCGTCCTTTGTCCTCATGTTGTGCTGCCGCAGGCGGGTCCTTGCCCTCAAGAGAAGCGAGGGCTGGCAGGCGACGCGCTGTATCTCCGCCGCCGTCCTGGCAGAAGAGGACGTTCCTCGTGCTATACCGCTCGCCTGGAGCCTGCTGTACCTGCCCGTGATCCTCGGGACCATCGTGCTTGGCCTGGCGCTCTTCCCCCATATGCCCGACATGATTCCCCTGCACGCCGATCTTGCCGGTAACGTGGACCGCTATGTGCCCAAGACGCTCGCGAGCGCCGTTGGTCTTCCTGTGGCGACAGAGGTGTTCATGGCGTTTGGCCTCACGCTCGTCCACTGGGCCATCCTGCGCTCAAAACGTCCGGTCGATCCTGCCGCGCCCGCCACCTCGGCACTCTCCTTTGGCCTGTTCGCTCGTGCACAGAGCGTCTTTGTGCTCGTAGCGGGCATCCTCACCGATGCCGCCACGGGCATTCTGCTTACGCTCTCTGCAGCGGGTCTTTTGGGACTTGCCCAGGCAGGTGCCCTCCTTGCCGTCTGCTGCGTTCCGGTGCTCATGGGCATGGTCGTCCTGTCGTTTGTGTACGGGCAGGGGGGCTCGCGCGTGTTCGGTCGCATGAGGAAGGAGGCCCCGCTGCTCAGGGATGACGACGAGCATTGGAAGCTCGGCATCCTCTACCTCAACCGCGATGACGCGAGCCTGTTTCTGCCCAAGCGCTTTGGCATTGGCTGGACGATGAACTTTGCCCATCCCGCTGCCTGGGCCATCATCCTCGGCCTGATCGCAGCGAGCGCGCTGTTCGTTGCCTTGACAGCGATGCTGGCGTAG
- a CDS encoding GntR family transcriptional regulator: MVLYVDQASSSPIYQQIRDQVVAAIARGELRPGDGLPSVRALASDLGVNLHTVHKAYALLRDEGHLLMRGRAGACVADFQQDATPERIVASADKMAGALYRLALEHCARGGTEQEFVVVAQRQAARAFADTDAAGVARDVRVLGLDADGRRRVKGSSSGPEGLVDAQTTQEA, from the coding sequence ATGGTGCTGTATGTCGATCAGGCCTCTTCTAGTCCCATCTACCAGCAGATTCGTGATCAGGTGGTGGCCGCCATAGCGAGAGGCGAGCTGAGGCCCGGAGACGGGCTTCCCAGCGTGCGGGCGCTCGCGAGCGACCTGGGGGTGAACCTGCACACTGTGCACAAGGCATATGCCCTCTTGCGCGACGAGGGGCACCTGCTTATGCGCGGCCGTGCGGGTGCCTGTGTCGCCGACTTTCAGCAGGATGCCACTCCTGAGAGGATCGTGGCCAGTGCCGACAAGATGGCCGGAGCCCTCTATCGCCTGGCGCTCGAGCACTGCGCGCGGGGCGGGACGGAGCAGGAGTTCGTCGTGGTGGCACAACGCCAGGCGGCTCGCGCCTTCGCTGATACCGACGCTGCGGGGGTTGCGCGCGACGTGCGCGTCTTGGGACTCGACGCTGACGGGCGGCGCCGAGTCAAGGGGTCGTCGTCGGGGCCGGAGGGCCTCGTTGATGCTCAGACCACGCAGGAGGCATGA
- a CDS encoding ABC transporter ATP-binding protein, with amino-acid sequence MGATQNGDSRYATAGWAGGEQPILVVDRYAKSYGGRRAVDGVSLSVGAGSVFGFVGHNGAGKTTLIRSIVGALAFNEGDIRICGRSVRSDPVDCKRVVAYVPDNPDVYGFLTGSQYLNYVADLFGVGVQERRERIAHYAGRLGIDGRLGELVSAYSHGMRQKLVLVGAFLHDPRLLVLDEPFVGLDPEAAYELRTMMQEFVARGGAIFLSSHVLDTVEKLCDEVAIIRRGRIVRVGPTEEVRGDESLEQVFLELAREVRNG; translated from the coding sequence ATGGGAGCAACGCAGAATGGTGATAGTAGATATGCGACAGCCGGGTGGGCCGGTGGGGAACAGCCCATCCTCGTCGTGGACAGGTACGCCAAGAGCTATGGTGGTAGGCGGGCTGTTGACGGTGTCTCGCTGTCCGTGGGGGCAGGCAGCGTCTTTGGCTTCGTCGGCCACAACGGGGCGGGCAAGACGACGCTCATCCGCTCCATAGTGGGGGCGCTCGCCTTTAACGAGGGTGACATCCGTATTTGTGGCAGGTCGGTGCGCAGCGATCCCGTTGATTGTAAGCGCGTGGTTGCCTACGTGCCCGACAATCCCGACGTCTACGGCTTCCTCACCGGGAGCCAGTACCTCAACTACGTGGCTGACCTCTTTGGGGTGGGCGTACAGGAGCGTCGCGAGCGCATCGCCCACTATGCCGGTCGCCTCGGCATCGATGGGCGTCTCGGCGAGCTCGTCTCTGCGTACTCGCACGGTATGAGGCAGAAGCTCGTGCTGGTCGGCGCGTTCTTGCATGACCCGCGCCTGCTCGTGCTCGACGAGCCCTTCGTCGGCCTTGACCCCGAGGCGGCCTACGAGCTAAGGACGATGATGCAAGAGTTCGTCGCGCGCGGCGGGGCTATCTTCCTCTCGAGCCACGTGCTCGACACGGTCGAGAAGCTCTGCGACGAGGTGGCCATCATCAGACGCGGCAGGATCGTGCGCGTTGGGCCGACTGAGGAGGTGCGAGGCGACGAGAGCCTCGAGCAGGTGTTCTTGGAGCTTGCGAGGGAGGTGCGCAATGGGTAG
- a CDS encoding PTS system mannose/fructose/sorbose family transporter subunit IID: MAETKKISPKARKKAFRNWSYGNLTCFSQAHMQTFGYLVAMLPIVDDLYEKDEEKIEALSTYTTFFNTEPQIGTMVIGLTTGLEEARANGEHIDAETINGIRAGLMGPLAGLGDSIVVGTFIPILLGIALGLSSGGSVLGPLFYIVAWNLLMYFGMKLAYNRGYELGGSAVQALVGPESQALRSAIVMVGTMVIGAVAATWISISTALQLPGLGSFDGVLWSSNSTVTQQALEAAGEQGVTLNVFGSGIYPKLLNFLFVYLCWWLMTKKKIGVIPVMLILVGVALVGVLVGFFNPGLSYGG; encoded by the coding sequence ATGGCAGAGACAAAGAAGATCTCCCCCAAGGCACGTAAGAAGGCGTTCAGGAACTGGTCTTACGGCAACCTCACCTGCTTCTCGCAGGCGCACATGCAGACCTTCGGCTACCTGGTTGCGATGCTTCCCATCGTTGATGACCTCTACGAGAAGGACGAGGAAAAGATAGAGGCCCTCAGCACCTACACGACCTTCTTCAATACCGAGCCGCAGATAGGCACCATGGTCATCGGGCTCACGACCGGTCTGGAGGAGGCCCGCGCCAATGGCGAGCACATCGATGCCGAGACCATCAACGGCATCCGTGCCGGCCTGATGGGTCCCTTGGCGGGACTCGGGGACTCCATCGTCGTCGGTACCTTTATCCCCATCTTGCTGGGTATCGCCCTTGGGCTCTCGAGTGGAGGCTCCGTGCTCGGCCCCCTCTTCTACATCGTGGCATGGAACCTCCTCATGTACTTTGGCATGAAGCTCGCCTACAACCGAGGCTACGAGCTTGGCGGCTCCGCCGTGCAGGCCTTGGTCGGCCCCGAGTCTCAGGCGCTGCGCAGCGCCATCGTCATGGTCGGCACGATGGTCATCGGCGCCGTTGCCGCGACGTGGATCTCCATCTCTACCGCACTGCAGCTTCCAGGCTTGGGCTCGTTTGACGGCGTGCTGTGGTCGAGTAACTCGACCGTCACGCAGCAGGCGCTCGAGGCTGCGGGGGAGCAGGGAGTCACGCTTAATGTCTTTGGCTCGGGCATCTATCCCAAGTTGCTCAACTTCCTGTTCGTGTACCTGTGCTGGTGGCTCATGACCAAGAAGAAGATAGGTGTCATCCCCGTCATGCTCATCCTCGTCGGCGTGGCCCTCGTGGGTGTGCTCGTCGGCTTCTTCAACCCGGGTTTGAGCTACGGAGGGTAA
- a CDS encoding PTS sugar transporter subunit IIC, whose translation MEINYLQAALLGLCACLASLPGMGGTTVGNYTLGRPLVGGLVVGLILGDVQTGVIVGAAIQIVYIALVTPGGTVSADVRAVTYIGIPLSILAIHANNLDPSSVAASSMAATLGAAVGTLGTVLFYGTATLNLVWQSIGWKALESKDWKKIKRTLPLVDFVYPWVSHILFSFIPTFIICMAGAQMVDLMKEYMPMDGVAMKTLFTVGSLLPTVGVAILCKQVITKSLDWLTFAFGFTLAACMHLNLIACAIVASFFALIKYQIEQAKAARPAVAAAAGAAGDEEEEDI comes from the coding sequence ATGGAGATTAACTATCTGCAGGCCGCGTTGCTTGGACTGTGTGCCTGCCTGGCGTCCCTGCCCGGCATGGGCGGCACGACCGTCGGTAACTACACGCTCGGGCGCCCCTTGGTGGGCGGTCTGGTCGTGGGACTGATCTTGGGTGACGTCCAAACCGGCGTCATCGTTGGCGCCGCCATACAGATCGTCTACATCGCGCTCGTCACCCCCGGCGGAACCGTGTCGGCTGACGTGCGCGCCGTCACCTACATCGGCATCCCCCTCTCGATCCTTGCCATTCACGCGAACAACCTCGACCCGAGCTCTGTGGCTGCCTCCTCCATGGCGGCAACCCTTGGTGCGGCGGTCGGCACTCTCGGTACGGTCCTCTTCTACGGTACCGCGACGCTCAACCTCGTGTGGCAGTCCATCGGCTGGAAGGCGCTGGAGTCAAAGGACTGGAAGAAGATCAAGCGCACGCTGCCGTTGGTCGACTTCGTCTACCCGTGGGTCTCGCACATCCTGTTCTCCTTCATCCCGACCTTCATCATTTGCATGGCGGGCGCTCAGATGGTTGACCTCATGAAGGAGTACATGCCCATGGATGGCGTCGCCATGAAGACGCTGTTCACCGTGGGATCGCTCCTCCCGACCGTCGGTGTTGCGATCCTCTGCAAGCAGGTCATCACCAAATCGCTTGACTGGCTGACCTTCGCCTTTGGCTTCACGCTTGCCGCCTGCATGCATCTCAACCTGATAGCCTGCGCCATCGTCGCGTCGTTCTTCGCACTTATCAAGTACCAGATAGAGCAGGCGAAGGCCGCTCGCCCCGCCGTCGCGGCGGCTGCGGGAGCTGCTGGTGACGAGGAAGAGGAGGACATCTAA
- a CDS encoding PTS sugar transporter subunit IIB codes for MISFVRVDDRIIHGQTVTRWALEYPCDGIIGVNDAAANNPVLKAAYKGAAPEKKVFVWTLEHFKESMDKVLASKTKYFLITKNPLDMKTILVDYGFKPSDIDRVIIGPCNDRPGAIKLGNNQSITPEEAQALEDITKAGYTVEFALLKDKSIGEWPQFRSRFDVK; via the coding sequence ATGATCTCATTTGTTCGAGTTGACGACCGCATCATCCACGGACAGACCGTCACGCGCTGGGCGCTCGAGTACCCCTGCGACGGCATCATTGGGGTGAATGACGCTGCGGCGAACAACCCCGTGCTCAAGGCTGCCTACAAGGGAGCGGCGCCCGAGAAGAAGGTCTTCGTCTGGACGCTTGAGCACTTCAAGGAGAGCATGGATAAGGTACTTGCCAGCAAGACCAAGTACTTTCTCATCACCAAGAACCCCCTTGACATGAAGACGATCCTCGTCGACTACGGCTTTAAGCCCTCCGACATCGATCGCGTCATCATCGGTCCCTGCAACGACCGTCCTGGCGCCATCAAGCTCGGTAACAACCAGTCGATCACGCCCGAGGAGGCGCAGGCCCTCGAGGACATCACCAAGGCAGGCTATACCGTTGAGTTCGCGCTGCTCAAGGATAAGTCCATCGGCGAGTGGCCGCAGTTCCGCAGCCGCTTCGATGTCAAGTGA
- a CDS encoding PTS sugar transporter subunit IIA: MRYLLVVSHGTFAPGLHSVIRMLAGDRDDVLSCSLEDGMGADVYTERLKKTISPIGQDDTIFLFGDIIGGSPLTNAMDVLTEAGHIDRTTVFGGANVPMVITAALEADNDDQTLKEMVISEGQAAIREFVLDLGGDEDEEL, translated from the coding sequence ATGCGTTACCTGCTAGTCGTAAGCCACGGAACATTCGCCCCCGGTCTGCACAGCGTTATCAGGATGCTGGCAGGAGACAGGGATGACGTCCTCAGCTGCAGTCTTGAGGACGGCATGGGCGCTGACGTCTACACCGAGAGGCTCAAGAAGACCATCTCGCCCATCGGGCAGGATGACACCATCTTCCTGTTTGGTGACATCATCGGTGGCTCGCCCCTCACCAATGCAATGGACGTGTTGACGGAGGCAGGTCACATCGACAGGACGACCGTCTTCGGTGGCGCGAACGTTCCCATGGTCATCACCGCCGCGCTGGAGGCGGACAATGACGACCAGACACTCAAGGAGATGGTCATTAGCGAGGGCCAGGCCGCCATCCGCGAGTTCGTGCTCGACCTTGGTGGCGACGAGGACGAGGAGCTCTGA
- a CDS encoding tyrosine-protein phosphatase, translating to MVHMGLFGFLGTLQGARKGFGDGTIRIATGINIRELGGFPTAHGKTRYGRFIRSGTTAQVDKADARELYNYGVRRVLDLRGTDEVERSPERLTSLIRVEYLNVPLFDYDITGAGLGRDGDPGGYLTEGIFQMLGNRAAIRDIFTFLAHAPRGSCTLFHCGAGSDRTGLLSLLLLGLAGAERRQIIADYAYSFGYVAEVNAVVFGGSGGAEGLGAVRPDLAVRIKTASTAYDRIVERHGDVRSFLLSCGVRESEVSQVRALLLKRIPPRYRISPEEALVSSTELLHREIPDTESNVRFYVNAYEHPEKVIADLYYMKDKTHDLVARIDASQRDRSFHDHDYVDLLVPEEELGHLYAPVDGKVLPLDQSQDPIFASGQSGRGIVIVPSGNTLYTPAACRVTAQLPSFNAVGLLTQDGIELLVVVGAGAERSDGRGFRQHVWQNDSARRGVPLISWDPTLVPKAAAGQVMLIVTNSSELENVELLESGNVQVGDEIASISP from the coding sequence ATGGTCCACATGGGGCTCTTTGGCTTTTTGGGAACGCTGCAAGGCGCACGGAAGGGCTTTGGCGACGGCACAATCAGGATCGCGACGGGCATCAATATCAGGGAGCTGGGCGGCTTTCCCACCGCACACGGAAAGACCCGCTATGGCAGGTTCATTCGCTCCGGTACGACCGCGCAGGTCGATAAGGCTGATGCGCGCGAGCTCTATAACTATGGGGTTCGCAGGGTGTTGGACCTCAGGGGTACCGACGAGGTCGAGCGAAGCCCCGAGCGACTTACCTCGCTCATTCGTGTCGAGTACCTCAATGTCCCCCTCTTTGACTATGACATCACGGGTGCGGGCCTGGGTAGGGACGGAGACCCTGGTGGCTACCTTACCGAGGGCATCTTTCAGATGTTGGGCAACCGCGCCGCCATCAGGGACATCTTCACCTTTCTGGCCCATGCGCCCAGGGGGTCGTGTACCCTCTTCCACTGCGGGGCGGGAAGTGACCGCACGGGGCTCCTCTCCCTGCTGCTTCTTGGCCTTGCAGGGGCGGAGCGTCGTCAGATCATCGCTGACTACGCCTATTCGTTCGGCTACGTTGCCGAGGTGAACGCCGTGGTCTTTGGAGGATCAGGCGGCGCTGAGGGCCTAGGCGCGGTGCGACCCGATCTCGCTGTGCGGATCAAGACGGCCTCCACGGCGTATGACCGTATCGTCGAGCGGCATGGTGACGTCCGGTCCTTCCTTCTGAGCTGCGGCGTCAGGGAGTCTGAGGTCAGTCAGGTGAGAGCGTTGCTGCTCAAGCGCATTCCCCCACGCTACCGCATATCACCCGAGGAGGCCCTCGTGTCGAGCACCGAGCTTCTGCACAGGGAGATTCCCGACACGGAGTCGAACGTGCGCTTCTACGTGAACGCCTACGAGCATCCGGAGAAGGTCATCGCAGACCTCTACTACATGAAGGACAAGACGCACGATCTTGTCGCACGCATTGATGCGAGCCAGCGGGACCGTTCGTTTCACGATCACGACTATGTTGACCTGTTGGTTCCTGAGGAGGAGCTCGGTCACCTCTATGCGCCTGTGGACGGGAAGGTGCTGCCGCTCGACCAGTCGCAGGATCCCATCTTCGCGAGCGGGCAGAGCGGCAGGGGCATCGTCATCGTGCCCTCGGGCAATACCCTCTATACGCCTGCGGCCTGCCGTGTCACCGCGCAGCTGCCCTCGTTTAACGCGGTGGGCCTGCTCACCCAGGATGGGATAGAGCTGCTCGTGGTCGTCGGGGCAGGTGCCGAGAGGTCTGATGGCAGGGGATTCAGGCAGCATGTGTGGCAGAACGACTCCGCCCGTCGCGGGGTGCCCCTCATCTCATGGGACCCGACCCTGGTGCCCAAGGCGGCGGCAGGTCAGGTCATGCTCATCGTCACCAATTCGAGCGAGCTGGAAAACGTGGAGCTGCTCGAGTCCGGAAACGTGCAGGTCGGAGATGAGATCGCCTCCATTAGCCCGTAG
- the deoC gene encoding deoxyribose-phosphate aldolase, translated as MGTWTLEELCQLVDHTNLRPDATAADMQRLCDEAASHHFRMVAIEPCQVVRCARLLRGTGVHVGAAIGFPLGQTTVATKVFETREALENGADEIDYVVNRSELKDGKWKQVEDEMSAIVSVCKEARALSKVIFETRELSSEEIIRLCKIASRVRPDFVKTSTGFSPKGGATVRDVRLMCEHVGEGVQVKAAGGIRDADSFLAMVAAGARRIGCTASIPIVEELRRRMDARGIPALELEPSEGTTTDQA; from the coding sequence ATGGGAACATGGACGCTAGAGGAGCTCTGCCAGCTGGTTGACCACACCAACCTCAGGCCCGACGCAACCGCCGCAGACATGCAGAGGCTCTGTGATGAGGCTGCAAGCCACCACTTTCGCATGGTGGCCATCGAGCCGTGCCAGGTGGTGCGCTGCGCGCGCCTGCTTAGAGGTACGGGCGTTCACGTTGGCGCCGCCATCGGCTTTCCCCTTGGCCAGACGACTGTCGCCACCAAGGTCTTCGAGACAAGAGAGGCCCTTGAGAACGGTGCGGATGAGATCGACTACGTTGTGAACCGCAGCGAGCTCAAGGATGGGAAGTGGAAACAGGTCGAGGACGAGATGAGCGCCATCGTCAGCGTCTGCAAAGAGGCACGCGCCCTCTCCAAGGTCATCTTCGAGACACGTGAGCTCTCGAGCGAGGAGATCATCCGGCTCTGCAAGATCGCCTCACGGGTCCGTCCCGACTTCGTGAAGACCTCCACGGGCTTCTCTCCCAAGGGCGGTGCCACCGTCAGGGACGTGAGGCTCATGTGCGAACACGTGGGAGAGGGCGTGCAGGTCAAGGCTGCAGGTGGCATTCGTGACGCCGACAGCTTCCTCGCCATGGTCGCAGCCGGCGCGCGACGCATCGGCTGCACGGCAAGCATCCCTATCGTCGAGGAGCTGCGCCGGCGCATGGACGCGAGAGGCATCCCTGCGCTGGAGCTTGAGCCGAGCGAGGGCACCACGACAGACCAGGCCTAA
- a CDS encoding PFL family protein, with protein sequence MAITPEEVAETLSMVSQQNLDLRTLTMGISLHGCACEDMGQMCTKVYDHVTKVAEHLVPVAAELEREYGIPIANRRVSVTPVAQIAAACPDADLTPLAHAMDRAAETLGIDFMGGFSALVQKGMGVTDRHLIDSIPEALAGTRRVCSSVNVASLRAGINMDAVLLMARTVLKAARLTRDSNCYGAAKLVVFSNMVEDSPFMAGAIHGSGEGDAVINVGVSGPGVMAAALQELPASADLMEVAERIKQTAFKITRAGELMSREAARRLGVDKGIVDLSLAPTPAAGDSVAQILEIMGVGECGGPGTTCALALLNDAVKKGGVMASSSVGGLSGAFIPVSEDAGMIHAATSGALCLEKLEAMTSVCSVGLDMIAIPGDTPVEAIAGIIADEMAIGVINAKTTAVRLIPAVGHTEGDVLEFGGLFGSAPVMPVNRFAGSVFAHRGGRFPAPLNSLKN encoded by the coding sequence ATGGCGATTACCCCTGAAGAGGTAGCCGAGACCCTCTCCATGGTCTCCCAGCAGAACCTTGACCTGCGTACCCTCACCATGGGCATCTCACTTCATGGCTGCGCGTGCGAGGACATGGGACAGATGTGCACCAAGGTCTACGACCATGTCACGAAGGTGGCCGAGCACCTCGTCCCTGTAGCCGCAGAGCTCGAGCGCGAGTACGGCATCCCCATCGCCAACAGGCGCGTCTCGGTGACGCCCGTGGCACAGATTGCCGCCGCCTGCCCCGACGCCGACCTCACGCCACTCGCCCATGCCATGGACCGTGCGGCAGAGACCCTCGGCATCGACTTCATGGGCGGCTTCTCCGCACTCGTGCAGAAGGGTATGGGAGTCACGGACCGCCACCTCATCGACTCAATTCCCGAGGCGCTCGCAGGCACCCGGCGCGTCTGCTCGAGCGTCAACGTGGCCAGCCTGCGAGCCGGCATCAACATGGACGCCGTGCTCCTGATGGCGCGCACGGTGCTCAAGGCCGCTAGGCTCACGAGGGACAGTAACTGCTACGGTGCCGCCAAGCTCGTCGTATTCTCAAACATGGTCGAGGACTCGCCCTTCATGGCAGGGGCGATCCATGGCTCGGGCGAGGGCGACGCTGTCATCAACGTGGGCGTCTCGGGACCGGGCGTCATGGCGGCGGCACTCCAGGAGCTACCCGCCTCCGCCGACCTCATGGAGGTCGCAGAGAGGATCAAGCAGACCGCCTTCAAGATCACCCGAGCGGGCGAACTCATGAGCCGCGAGGCGGCCCGACGCCTGGGCGTGGACAAGGGCATCGTGGACCTCTCGCTCGCCCCCACCCCCGCAGCGGGCGATTCCGTGGCACAGATCTTGGAGATAATGGGCGTCGGCGAGTGCGGAGGGCCTGGCACCACCTGCGCCTTGGCACTCCTCAATGACGCCGTCAAGAAGGGCGGCGTCATGGCAAGCTCCAGCGTGGGAGGTCTCTCGGGTGCATTCATTCCCGTCTCGGAGGACGCTGGCATGATACATGCGGCCACGAGCGGGGCACTTTGCCTCGAGAAGCTTGAGGCCATGACCTCCGTGTGCTCGGTGGGTCTCGACATGATAGCCATACCCGGCGACACCCCCGTCGAGGCCATCGCGGGCATCATCGCAGACGAGATGGCCATCGGCGTCATCAACGCGAAGACCACGGCCGTACGGCTGATACCGGCTGTTGGCCACACCGAAGGCGACGTGCTGGAGTTTGGCGGGCTCTTTGGCTCAGCACCGGTCATGCCCGTGAACCGGTTTGCCGGATCCGTGTTCGCCCACCGCGGCGGGCGCTTTCCTGCCCCACTCAACTCGCTCAAGAACTAG
- a CDS encoding serine hydrolase has translation MTHANTSDRNRARRRGQPDGRRRPRRPRDPGGQASGIFWDRVSRLVLALRRRLRRPSRRDGGDTHRPAASPLARRWRRLPWQLRALCFAVVIAICVGGLVGLLQGRAGSGGIQGGQAGQAGEGPQAELTDSLSATVGYSTLRATSSTRNLAQGDLTDIERALARLRAEGINASIDLETIDGSLTLSYRETAGYYSASCIKGLYAVALYQRRIDTGKVPLSSVQQTVEQMIENSDNSAYMSLWLRYRNNFLGAWLNDNNVSLGIYDTREDYLKKPYPTSTPEQLRQAWRSMYAYLTSNEGNSASLATFFQERSVSPIKDVLEAKGESNVTSMSKAGWCPKNEGSDDEPASNDAGVVIRSHDEGKSYVVAIMSDASSDLDALKPLIKAVDDFVCNRHGPSA, from the coding sequence ATGACGCACGCGAACACAAGCGATAGGAACAGGGCGCGACGACGCGGGCAGCCGGATGGACGAAGGCGTCCCAGGCGCCCGAGAGACCCGGGTGGGCAGGCATCTGGCATCTTCTGGGACCGCGTCTCTCGCCTCGTCCTCGCACTGCGCCGTCGCCTACGCCGCCCCTCTCGCCGCGACGGGGGCGATACGCACAGGCCGGCGGCATCGCCTCTTGCACGACGGTGGCGGCGGCTGCCTTGGCAGCTGAGGGCGCTCTGTTTTGCCGTCGTGATCGCGATCTGTGTTGGCGGCCTCGTCGGCCTCCTGCAAGGCCGTGCGGGATCTGGCGGGATACAGGGCGGACAGGCCGGCCAGGCAGGGGAAGGTCCTCAGGCCGAGCTCACGGACAGCCTAAGCGCCACGGTGGGATACTCGACCCTGCGTGCCACCAGCTCGACGCGCAACCTCGCGCAAGGAGACCTCACAGACATCGAGCGAGCGCTCGCACGCCTCAGGGCGGAGGGCATCAACGCGAGCATCGATCTCGAGACGATCGACGGGAGCCTTACCCTCAGCTATCGCGAAACCGCAGGCTACTACAGCGCGAGCTGCATCAAGGGACTCTATGCGGTTGCCCTCTACCAGAGAAGGATCGACACGGGAAAAGTGCCCCTCTCGTCCGTACAGCAAACCGTCGAGCAGATGATCGAAAACTCGGACAACAGCGCTTACATGAGCCTCTGGCTCCGGTACAGGAATAACTTCCTTGGCGCGTGGCTCAATGACAACAATGTGAGTCTAGGCATCTACGACACGCGCGAAGACTACCTTAAGAAACCCTATCCCACGAGTACGCCCGAGCAGTTGAGGCAGGCCTGGAGGAGCATGTACGCCTACCTCACGAGCAACGAGGGAAACAGCGCCTCACTGGCCACATTTTTTCAGGAGCGCTCCGTAAGTCCCATCAAAGACGTCCTCGAGGCCAAGGGAGAGTCAAATGTTACGAGCATGTCAAAGGCCGGCTGGTGTCCCAAGAACGAGGGCAGCGATGACGAGCCCGCATCCAACGACGCTGGCGTGGTCATCCGCTCCCACGACGAGGGAAAATCCTATGTCGTAGCTATCATGTCGGACGCCTCCTCCGACCTTGACGCACTAAAGCCCCTGATCAAAGCTGTGGATGACTTCGTGTGTAACCGCCACGGACCGTCTGCTTGA